In Streptomyces erythrochromogenes, the DNA window ACCCACACCTCGCGCGTCGCCGCCGTGCCCGAGATGGAGGAGAGCGCCGCCATGACCGACCGCGCCCCGCAGCCGGTGGACCGACAGCTGCCCACCGAGGAGTCCCGCGACCTCCTCGCCCTCGTACGCGAGATCGCCCAGCGCGAGATCCGTCCCCGGGCCGCCGAGGAGGAGGACTCCGGACGGTTCCCCCGAGAGGTCTTCACGCTGCTCTCCGAGGCCGGGCTGCTCGGCCTCCCGTACCCCGGCGAGTACGGCGGCGGCGAGCAGCCCTACGAGGTCTACCTCCAGGTCCTGGAAGAGCTCGCAGCGGCTCGCCTGACCGTCGGCCTCGGCGTCAGCGTGCACTCCCTGGCCTGCCACGGCCTCGGCGGCTACGGCACCAAGGAGCAGCAGGCCGCCCACCTGCCCGCGATGCTCGGAGGCGGCCTCCTGGGCGCCTACTGCCTCTCCGAGCCGGCCGCCGGATCCGACGCCGCCTCGCTCACCACCAAGGCGGTCCGCGACGGCGACGACTGGATCATCACCGGCACCAAGGCCTGGATCACCCACGGCGGGGTCGCCGACTTCTACACCGTCCTCGCCCGCACCGGCGTCGAGGGCCCCAAGGGCATCACCGCCTTCCTGGTCCCCGGGGACGCCGCCGGCCTGACCGCGGCCGTACCCGAGAAGAAGATGGGCATGAAGGGCTCGCCCACCGCCCAGCTGCACTTCGACGGCGTACGCGTACCGGACTCCCGCCGCATCGGCGAGGAGGGGCAGGGCTTCACCATCGCCCTGGCCGCGCTCGACGCGGGACGGCTGGGCATCGCCGCCTGCGCCATCGGCGTCGCCCAGGCGGCACTGGACGAGGCGCTCGTGTACGCGCTGGACCGCAAGCAGTTCGGTCACCCCATCGCGGACTTCCAGGGGCTGCGGTTCATGCTGGCCGACATGGCCACCAAGATCGAGGCCGGCCGGGCGCTGTACCTCGCGGCGGCGCGGCTGCGGGACGCCGGCAAGCCGTTCTCCCGGCAGGCGGCCATGGCCAAGCTGTTCTGCACGGACGCGGCGATGGCCGTCACCACGGACGCGGTCCAGGTCCTCGGCGGCTACGGCTACACCGCGGACTTCCCCGTCGAGCGCCTGATGCGCGAGGCGAAGGTGCTCCAGATCGTGGAGGGCACCAACCAGATCCAGCGCATGGTCATCGCCCGCCACCTGGCGGGGCCCGAGACGCGCTGACGCGCTCCCTCGCCGGACGGGTCAGTACAGCCCGCTGCTGGTCGAGGGCCAGACCGGGGACGACGTGAGCCGGGACCACTCCGGGTCCCGCCGGCCGGGCAGGGTGCGGCCGGCGTCGGCCCACCGGGCCAGCAGGTCGCGGTAGATCGGCGGATCGGGCGCCTGCTGCTCGCGCAGCGGCTCACGCGGAAGCGGGCGCTGAACCGATTCTTCGAAACCCGACGACATCGGACGGCGCCTTCGGCCCGTTGAAG includes these proteins:
- a CDS encoding acyl-CoA dehydrogenase family protein, with product MTDRAPQPVDRQLPTEESRDLLALVREIAQREIRPRAAEEEDSGRFPREVFTLLSEAGLLGLPYPGEYGGGEQPYEVYLQVLEELAAARLTVGLGVSVHSLACHGLGGYGTKEQQAAHLPAMLGGGLLGAYCLSEPAAGSDAASLTTKAVRDGDDWIITGTKAWITHGGVADFYTVLARTGVEGPKGITAFLVPGDAAGLTAAVPEKKMGMKGSPTAQLHFDGVRVPDSRRIGEEGQGFTIALAALDAGRLGIAACAIGVAQAALDEALVYALDRKQFGHPIADFQGLRFMLADMATKIEAGRALYLAAARLRDAGKPFSRQAAMAKLFCTDAAMAVTTDAVQVLGGYGYTADFPVERLMREAKVLQIVEGTNQIQRMVIARHLAGPETR